The genomic region TCGGTTTTTTCCGCAACGGGTTCTTCACTTACAGGAGCTTCTGCTGTAGGTTCTTCCACAGAAGTTTCAGTCTCAATTTTTTCAACCGGAACTGCTTCGGCTACAGTTTCTTCAACAACTTCATCAGCAGTTTCTACCGGAGTTTCTTCAACTGTTGCTTCAGCTTCATGCTCTGCTCTTGCAGCTTCGTCGGCAGCTCTTTTAGCTGCTGCTTGTTCTGCTAAACGTTTTGCGATTGCTTCTGCACGAGCTTCATTAACTTTCTTTTCATTAGTCATTCTCGACTTGCGTGCTTCGCGGTCAGCTTCTTCTTTAGCTTTCCTTACACTTTCCAATTTATTTTGTTTTTCTTGGAACCAAGTGTCGAATTTAGCATCAGCTTGAGCTTGTGAAATCGCACCTTTTTTAACACC from Bacteroidales bacterium harbors:
- a CDS encoding 30S ribosomal protein S16 encodes the protein MPTRIRLQRKGKKGRPFYHVVIADGRAPRDGKFIERIGTYNPIANPAEIVINSDRALYWLQVGAQPSDTVRNILSSQGILLKNHLLIGVKKGAISQAQADAKFDTWFQEKQNKLESVRKAKEEADREARKSRMTNEKKVNEARAEAIAKRLAEQAAAKRAADEAARAEHEAEATVEETPVETADEVVEETVAEAVPVEKIETETSVEEPTAEAPVSEEPVAEKTEEASEE